The region AACAGACCAATAAACTCGTGCCTATTGCAGCTTAATCAAATATGAAGCTCGATAACCTTCGGAGATATAAATAAAATTGAGCTATCTAGCGCTAACCCTCAAGTCTTAAAGCACACGAAGAACATTTATAAAGATCTCGGTATAATACACTTTTATATTTTTAAGGAAATTTCATGATCTATTCAACCACAGAGTCAATCCCAGGAAAAGAAATAGAGGAGATTGTAGGTGTCGTCACTGGTAACGTCGTTCAAGCAAAACATATTGGACGCGACATAATGGCAGGCTTAAAAAGTATTGTCGGTGGTGAAATACGCGGCTACACAGAGATGTTAACCGATGCTAGGGATATCGCAATTCAACGCCTCATTGAGAATGCACAAGAAAAAGGCGCTGATGCAATCGTCGGTGT is a window of Moritella sp. Urea-trap-13 DNA encoding:
- a CDS encoding heavy metal-binding domain-containing protein → MIYSTTESIPGKEIEEIVGVVTGNVVQAKHIGRDIMAGLKSIVGGEIRGYTEMLTDARDIAIQRLIENAQEKGADAIVGVRFTTSAIMDGSSEIMVFGTAVKFKK